One part of the Musa acuminata AAA Group cultivar baxijiao chromosome BXJ1-5, Cavendish_Baxijiao_AAA, whole genome shotgun sequence genome encodes these proteins:
- the LOC135675153 gene encoding FCS-Like Zinc finger 5-like, with the protein MMFMGKQPGTPMRRAPSSTEFSPSVLFDVGGPRPSDHNAIVHYLQPREAAQVESIPSPRSGVHSGRSGDGTAPFLRACGLCNRRLGPGRDIYMYRGEIAFCSLECRQLQMNLDEEKEKCALSDHSKE; encoded by the exons ATGATGTTCATGGGGAAGCAACCGGGGACGCCGATGAGACGGGCACCGAGCTCGACGGAGTTCTCCCCCTCCGTCCTCTTCGATGTCGGGGGCCCTCGGCCGTCCGATCACAACGCGATAGTTCACTACCTTCAGCCGAGGGAGGCGGCGCAGGTGGAGTCCATTCCGTCGCCCCGCAGCGGGGTGCACAGTGGGAGGTCTGGCGACGGGACGGCGCCCTTCTTGAGGGCCTGCGGCCTCTGCAACCGCCGCCTCGGGCCTGGCCGGGATATATACATGTATAG GGGTGAAATAGCCTTCTGCAGCCTCGAGTGTCGCCAGCTACAGATGAATCTGGATGAGGAGAAAGAGAAGTGTGCTCTCTCTGACCACTCTAAAGAATAG